The following are encoded in a window of Providencia rettgeri genomic DNA:
- a CDS encoding xanthine dehydrogenase family protein molybdopterin-binding subunit, translating to MTGHISRRNFIKLGTIAGIAVMVGKLPFALAVELDSDSAKTDWIGQNGKARFRWDGVEKVTGRKNFARDYRAKDIPGWPKKQSYAFMLKATDAEKTFEGIDISILGPNLQPDRVVLQEDLIRDGLNIPQDTGMGKGFYGTNVLVPLGETAPIIGHPVAILIYQDFDKYSAAQRMLRFATNTVKYGAVTGPKPPANYGAARYVRIGGETPLSPSIFSPYQDSGIKGGFDGNTPVWPPYDPKHAITVPPVIRKDRGGGFIQALHQAEQHPDKQERAMDYARQIEQEIAAARQNPDKFVLERHGFSQSIDPCAMEPDNCNTWYDAQTKTLHILTATQSPAGVVNAAAELSKNNKNFSVENIILLTGSTVGYGSKDYSVFPFYALVASFYADGLPVRMANDRYEQFQMGMKRHSIEMDVTIIGDKKTGKFDILKGTYNCNGGGRENLSVAVSHVAVRGAQSIYYFPKSDLTALAMATPAVEAGSMRGFGSLQSMAITELMVDEIAHNLNIDPIELRRRNAILEGYPNTQGGVIAGDPRNVEMLNLAEKHPIWVEREKNKAEYEAKNPGKLYGVGFAQVQQVYGSSGVPTILSLEFDADGKLTMRHCMQEIGTGGTTAQQVMVWQALSKAPDVVEFGVTEFAELPLKTSWADQKKQDELAKNDPYWTPALIPDMSSSSGVYYIGFGTRQAGRFLLENTLWPAAKSIWSEGPGGGAFNGLNVEFSDIRVGPDGIGGGGMKPIPFNILAKRAHEMGLITGIAVHGYSSWQWARADFDIPTVGLKNLPLDAISIRYGDGAPNELKKQMTTGGYHFIKRKMAYYPPTQRAKADPTTVTPACCLVELNVNTMTGEVEVMRHHMIMDPGTMIVPELVSGQIQGGTAMGIGHALMEELPLYGDGPGNGTWNFNRYVLPRAKDVAVWQQTIDYLPPLSETSPPKGMAELGMIPILPATSNALTHATGKRFYEFPITVDKIKKALS from the coding sequence ATGACGGGACATATTTCTAGACGTAATTTTATTAAATTAGGCACCATCGCAGGAATTGCCGTCATGGTGGGGAAACTTCCCTTTGCCCTTGCGGTTGAGCTAGACTCAGACTCAGCAAAAACTGATTGGATTGGGCAAAATGGTAAAGCACGCTTTCGTTGGGATGGCGTTGAAAAAGTCACAGGTAGAAAAAACTTTGCCCGAGACTACCGAGCCAAAGATATTCCCGGCTGGCCGAAAAAACAAAGTTATGCCTTTATGTTAAAAGCCACTGACGCTGAGAAAACATTCGAAGGCATTGATATTTCAATATTAGGGCCAAACTTGCAACCAGATAGAGTTGTTTTGCAAGAAGACCTGATCCGTGACGGCCTAAATATTCCTCAAGATACGGGAATGGGTAAAGGATTTTACGGTACCAATGTGCTAGTTCCATTAGGGGAAACAGCCCCGATTATTGGCCACCCCGTTGCAATTTTAATTTATCAAGACTTCGATAAATACAGTGCGGCTCAGCGTATGTTACGCTTTGCGACAAACACAGTGAAATACGGGGCCGTCACAGGTCCTAAACCGCCAGCCAACTATGGCGCAGCGCGTTATGTGCGGATCGGTGGTGAAACACCACTTTCCCCTTCAATCTTCTCTCCTTACCAAGATTCAGGGATCAAAGGCGGTTTTGATGGCAACACACCTGTTTGGCCTCCTTATGACCCCAAACATGCCATCACCGTTCCACCCGTTATCCGCAAAGATCGTGGCGGTGGCTTTATCCAAGCCCTACATCAAGCCGAACAACATCCTGATAAGCAAGAAAGAGCCATGGACTACGCGCGGCAAATTGAGCAAGAAATTGCCGCTGCGCGCCAAAACCCAGATAAATTTGTCCTTGAGCGCCACGGTTTTTCCCAATCCATCGATCCTTGTGCCATGGAGCCTGATAACTGCAACACGTGGTATGATGCACAAACAAAAACCCTACACATTTTGACGGCAACGCAATCTCCCGCAGGCGTAGTCAATGCCGCAGCTGAATTATCGAAGAATAATAAAAACTTTTCTGTTGAAAACATCATTTTATTGACAGGTTCCACTGTCGGTTATGGTTCAAAGGATTATTCGGTTTTTCCATTCTATGCATTGGTTGCCAGTTTCTATGCGGACGGACTCCCTGTTCGCATGGCTAATGACCGTTATGAACAATTCCAAATGGGTATGAAGCGCCATTCCATTGAGATGGACGTAACCATTATTGGTGATAAAAAAACGGGTAAATTCGATATATTAAAAGGCACGTATAACTGTAATGGTGGGGGTCGTGAAAATTTATCCGTTGCGGTTTCCCATGTTGCAGTGCGCGGGGCGCAGTCGATTTACTATTTTCCAAAATCCGATTTAACTGCACTCGCCATGGCAACACCTGCTGTGGAAGCCGGTTCGATGCGCGGTTTTGGTTCGTTACAATCCATGGCGATAACCGAATTGATGGTGGATGAAATCGCCCACAACCTAAATATCGACCCGATCGAATTGCGCCGTCGTAATGCCATTTTAGAAGGCTACCCCAATACTCAAGGCGGTGTCATTGCAGGTGATCCGCGTAATGTGGAAATGCTAAATCTCGCCGAAAAACACCCAATATGGGTCGAACGAGAGAAAAACAAGGCCGAATATGAGGCTAAAAATCCCGGGAAACTTTACGGCGTTGGCTTTGCACAAGTTCAACAGGTGTATGGCTCTAGTGGTGTTCCCACCATCCTTTCCCTTGAATTTGATGCCGATGGCAAACTGACCATGCGCCACTGTATGCAAGAAATTGGCACAGGAGGAACCACTGCCCAACAGGTCATGGTATGGCAAGCTCTGAGTAAAGCCCCTGATGTCGTGGAATTTGGTGTCACAGAGTTTGCTGAACTCCCGTTAAAAACCAGTTGGGCAGATCAGAAAAAACAAGATGAATTGGCCAAAAATGATCCTTATTGGACACCAGCGCTGATCCCAGATATGAGCTCATCCAGTGGGGTTTACTATATCGGTTTTGGCACACGTCAAGCAGGGCGTTTCTTACTGGAAAACACCTTATGGCCTGCGGCAAAAAGTATTTGGAGTGAAGGTCCTGGAGGCGGTGCATTCAATGGCTTAAATGTTGAGTTTTCAGATATTCGTGTTGGTCCTGACGGTATCGGTGGTGGCGGTATGAAACCTATTCCATTCAATATATTAGCCAAACGCGCCCATGAAATGGGGTTGATCACCGGGATCGCCGTCCATGGCTATTCCAGTTGGCAATGGGCACGCGCTGATTTTGATATTCCAACCGTAGGGTTAAAAAACTTGCCTCTCGATGCCATATCCATACGTTACGGTGATGGTGCACCTAATGAATTGAAGAAACAGATGACAACGGGCGGTTATCACTTTATCAAACGTAAAATGGCTTATTACCCACCAACCCAGCGTGCTAAAGCGGATCCAACCACAGTGACTCCTGCATGTTGCTTAGTTGAACTCAACGTCAATACTATGACGGGAGAAGTGGAGGTTATGCGCCATCATATGATTATGGATCCCGGTACGATGATCGTCCCTGAATTGGTTTCAGGACAAATTCAAGGGGGAACAGCAATGGGTATCGGACATGCATTAATGGAAGAACTTCCGCTGTATGGCGATGGCCCGGGTAATGGTACATGGAACTTTAACCGCTATGTTCTGCCGCGTGCAAAAGACGTAGCTGTTTGGCAGCAAACTATCGATTATTTACCGCCGCTGTCTGAAACTTCACCGCCAAAAGGCATGGCAGAATTGGGGATGATCCCTATCCTACCCGCCACCAGCAATGCCCTCACCCACGCGACGGGGAAACGTTTTTATGAATTCCCTATTACGGTAGATAAAATTAAAAAGGCCCTCTCATGA
- a CDS encoding cytochrome c, with product MIKKIILWLIAIIIVVWAVLYWYESRTLDGPVQKVTATPQEIERGRYLTLASDCAACHTSTNGAPLAGGFPLDTPFGIIYSSNLTPSADFGIGRWTKDDFYKALTQGISPPSKHLYPAMPYTSYKGITREDSDAIYSYLMSRPAVDVAPPENSLPFPLNQRMAMIGWNLLFFNDKPLPDVSQGSSPEWLRGKYLVNVLEHCAECHTPRGKLGEMDLDNFMKGGALGRFIAPDITPQALAARGWTKADLQQFFMTGIAPQGSAYSDMHPVIYLSSQHLTPEDNSAIATYLMGDNPPATLPLKMGEGNAQGRQVYLETCSGCHSYDGSGKPNVAVAMKGNSTLRNADSTNLINTILDGLPEQQFPNNQSLQSMPGFANKLSDQQISELVNFLRVEWGGQPADVTPEHIKALRQ from the coding sequence ATGATCAAAAAAATCATTTTATGGCTTATCGCAATTATCATTGTCGTTTGGGCAGTGCTTTATTGGTATGAAAGCCGTACACTTGACGGCCCTGTACAAAAAGTCACAGCCACACCTCAAGAAATTGAACGGGGGCGATACCTCACCCTTGCCAGTGACTGTGCAGCCTGCCATACCAGCACCAACGGCGCGCCACTTGCGGGCGGTTTCCCCCTTGATACACCTTTTGGGATCATTTACAGCAGTAACCTAACCCCTTCTGCCGATTTCGGGATTGGTCGTTGGACAAAAGATGATTTTTATAAAGCGCTGACTCAAGGGATCTCACCGCCAAGTAAGCACCTTTATCCTGCGATGCCTTATACCTCTTATAAAGGGATAACGCGGGAAGATTCTGATGCCATTTACAGTTATCTGATGAGCCGCCCTGCTGTGGATGTCGCCCCCCCTGAAAATTCACTCCCTTTCCCGCTAAACCAACGTATGGCGATGATTGGTTGGAATTTACTATTTTTCAATGACAAACCGCTTCCTGATGTCTCTCAAGGCAGTTCCCCTGAATGGTTGCGTGGAAAATATTTAGTTAACGTATTGGAACACTGCGCAGAATGCCACACACCAAGGGGCAAATTGGGTGAAATGGATTTAGATAACTTTATGAAAGGAGGGGCATTAGGACGCTTTATTGCGCCGGATATTACGCCACAAGCGCTGGCGGCAAGAGGCTGGACGAAAGCCGATTTACAGCAATTTTTTATGACTGGCATCGCCCCACAAGGCTCAGCCTACAGTGATATGCACCCAGTGATCTACCTCAGTTCACAACACTTAACCCCTGAAGATAATAGCGCAATCGCCACTTACCTGATGGGTGATAACCCTCCGGCAACATTACCCTTAAAAATGGGTGAAGGTAACGCCCAAGGTCGCCAAGTGTATTTAGAAACATGCTCAGGTTGTCATTCATATGACGGTAGTGGTAAACCCAATGTCGCTGTTGCGATGAAAGGCAATTCGACATTACGAAATGCAGATAGCACCAATCTGATCAACACCATCTTGGATGGGTTACCAGAGCAACAATTTCCGAATAACCAAAGCCTACAGAGTATGCCAGGCTTCGCCAATAAACTGAGCGACCAACAAATCAGTGAACTCGTCAATTTCTTGCGCGTGGAATGGGGTGGGCAACCTGCCGATGTGACACCAGAGCACATCAAAGCCTTACGCCAATAA